From the genome of Miscanthus floridulus cultivar M001 chromosome 10, ASM1932011v1, whole genome shotgun sequence, one region includes:
- the LOC136489239 gene encoding probable E3 ubiquitin-protein ligase RHC1A: protein MGRFTSDAQATGAAACTVAAATPRGRLLRLPQDGVPARSRDGCGARRTQTRHQSTGGGVISQTVHGEHALAPGARRQRGRTGSAAAVALESTAARDARGEAEEDASAPSSEASSVLCAVCLEEVRGRRAAAAEAEAITLPCSHAYHPGCVLPWLAVHRACPCCRATVPSPEN, encoded by the exons ATGGGCAGATTCACCTCTGACGCACAGGCCACGG GCGCCGCCGCATGCACTGTCGCGGCAGCGACGCCGCGGGGTCGGCTGCTGCGGCTGCCGCAGGACGGAGTGCCGGCACGCAGCAGGGACGGCTGCGGCGCCCGCAGGACGCAGACTCGGCACCAGAGTACGGGCGGCGGCGTCATCAGTCAGACGGTGCACGGCGAGCATGCTCTGGCTCCAGGGGCCCGCAGGCAGCGAGGACGTACGGGCTCAGCGGCCGCAGTCGCGCTGGAGTCGACGGCTGCTCGCGATGCTCGCGGCGAGGCGGAGGAGGACGCGAGCGCGCCGTCGTCGGAGGCCTCGTCCGTGCTCTGCGCGGTCTGCCTCGAGGAGGTGCGGGGCCGGCGGGCCGCGGCGGCGGAAGCGGAAGCGATTACGCTGCCGTGCTCCCACGCGTACCACCCCGGCTGCGTGCTCCCATGGCTCGCCGTGCAccgcgcctgcccctgctgcagGGCCACCGTTCCGTCGCCTGAGAATTGA